From Prosthecobacter vanneervenii:
CATCATCATCAGCGGCGGCGAAAACATCTCCTCCGTGGAGGTGGAGGGCGTACTGCTGCGCCATCCTGCCATCCAGGAATCCGCCGTGGTAGGCCTGCCGCATGAGAAGTGGGGAGAGACCCCGCAGGCCTTCATCGTCCTGCGGCCCGGTGCGACTGCCACTGCTGAGGAATTGCGCCTTTTCTGCCGCGAGCACCTAGCGCATTTCAAGGTGCCGCATGGTTTCGAGTTCATTGCCGAGCTGCCGAAGACCGCGACTGGGAAGATCCAGAAGTATGTGCTGCGTGGCGGGCGGGCGAATATCGTGGTGCAGTAGCGGCGAAGTCGCCGCTGTGGAGCGCGGAATTTATTCCGCAGCAGGTCGCCTTTGCGTAGCGGGTTTTTGCGTGCGCTGAAGCTCGCAGACACCGTGATCTTCGGCGAGAAGAAGGTCAGGTAGTGGATGAGAGCTTTGTGAGCTGCGGAGTGCAGCGGAATAAATTCCGCGCTCCTCACTGCCCCGCCAGCTTCCCGTCCTCCACATGCACCGTGCCGCCGCGCACCTCGATCTTCTCGCGTGCCTGTTCGACGGGCACATGGCGTGGGGTGTTGGCGGCTTCGCCTTGTGGGCGGGCCCAGCGGATGCCGTTGGTAATGACGCGCTGGATCTCGGGATGGTGGTAGATGGGGTACACCTCGTGCCCGGGGCTGAAGTAAAAGATGCGTCCGCTGCCACGCGTCCACGTCGCGCCGCTGCGCATCACTTCGCCGCCTTGGAACCAGGAGACGAAAATCAGCTCGTCTGGTGTCGGAATGCCAAAGGGCTCGCCATACATCTCTGACTGCTCGATCTCGATGCAGTCGCCGATGCCTGCCGCGATGGGGTGGCCGGGGTTGATCTTCCACACACGCTCCCTCTCGCCCGCCTCGCGCCAGCACAGCGCGCAGCTGGTGCCCATGAGGCGCTTGAAGACCTTGGAGAAATGCCCCGAATGCAGCACGATCAGCCCCATACCTGCGAGCACCCGCTGCTGTACGCGTGTCACCAGTTCATCGCTCACTTGGTCATGGGCAGCGTGGCCCCACCAGAGCAGAACGTCGGTTTGATCCAGCACCACCGGAGGCAGGCCCTGCTCCGGCTCGTCCAGCGTGGCGGTGTGAACGACGAGGTCGCCGTGCTTGGACAGCGCCTCCGCCAGCGCCCCGTGGATGCCCTGCGGATAGATGGCGGCCACGGCGGGATTCTGACGCTCGTGGACAAACTCGTTCCAGATGGTGACGCGGATGGGGGGATTGTGCATGGGTGATGGGAACGCGGCTTGGGAAGAATTCAAACTCACTTT
This genomic window contains:
- a CDS encoding ThuA domain-containing protein — encoded protein: MHNPPIRVTIWNEFVHERQNPAVAAIYPQGIHGALAEALSKHGDLVVHTATLDEPEQGLPPVVLDQTDVLLWWGHAAHDQVSDELVTRVQQRVLAGMGLIVLHSGHFSKVFKRLMGTSCALCWREAGERERVWKINPGHPIAAGIGDCIEIEQSEMYGEPFGIPTPDELIFVSWFQGGEVMRSGATWTRGSGRIFYFSPGHEVYPIYHHPEIQRVITNGIRWARPQGEAANTPRHVPVEQAREKIEVRGGTVHVEDGKLAGQ